The following proteins are co-located in the Pseudomonas fluorescens genome:
- a CDS encoding DUF4054 domain-containing protein, with product MAELTIEVTPAIIADFRAFYEEFSSSAVWSDTKITKALYIARGEFGGCANWGDYKPYSFFQRGWFALAAHYLTWNKATTEATSADGSASTPYAVASKGVRDESVSYAIPAANNDLTTWEAAVALTPYGLEYLHLRSRAGMGAICV from the coding sequence GTGGCTGAACTGACAATTGAAGTGACGCCGGCGATCATTGCGGACTTCCGAGCGTTCTACGAAGAATTTTCCAGCAGTGCCGTCTGGTCTGATACCAAGATCACCAAGGCGCTGTATATCGCACGCGGTGAGTTTGGCGGCTGTGCGAACTGGGGCGACTACAAGCCCTACTCATTCTTCCAGCGAGGCTGGTTCGCCCTGGCGGCGCACTACCTGACCTGGAACAAGGCGACAACCGAGGCCACATCGGCAGACGGCAGCGCATCGACCCCCTACGCAGTCGCCAGCAAGGGCGTGCGGGATGAGTCGGTGTCCTACGCCATTCCGGCGGCCAACAACGACCTGACGACGTGGGAAGCGGCCGTGGCCCTGACTCCCTACGGTCTCGAATACCTTCACCTGCGCTCGCGGGCGGGAATGGGAGCGATCTGCGTATGA